Below is a genomic region from Hyalangium minutum.
TCTCCATGGAGGCCATGGCCACATCGAGCTTCAGCACCTGGGCCACCGTGATGCTCTGCGCGTTGGCCACGTCCTCGTGGTGATCCCCCGAGATGTCCGTGGTGCGGTTGCCCATCACCGTGAGCGACTGGTTGCCCTGGATCTTCCGGACGTCCTCCTGCTGCACCGCCAGGATCTGGTTGCCCTGCACGCTCTGCGTCCGGTTCCCCGCGACCGTCAGATCCTCGAAACCTCCGATGCGCTGGGTCTTGTCGTTCTCGGCCTGGATCTCCCAGTCCTTCTGGCCGTGCAGGGCAATGAACTCCGTCCCCGCCGCGTCCTCGAAGCGCAGCTCGTTGAAGCCTCCACCGCCCGGGCTGGAGCTGGAGCGCAGCGTGCTCTTCGTCTTCTCGTCTGGCAGCGGCACCGGCGGCGGGTTCTCGCCGTTGTAGACCGAGCCCACCACCAGCGGACGATCCGGATCGCCCTCCAGGAACCGGACGATGACCTCCTGCCCGATGCGCGGCAGGTACAGCGCGCCCCACCCGGCCCCCGCCCACGCCTGGCTCACGCGGATCCAGCATGAGCTCCGGTCGTCGCCCGGCGCCTCGCGGTCCCAGTGGAAGCGGACCTTGATGCGGCCGTGCTCGTCGGTGTGGATCTCCTCGCCCGAGGGCCCCACGACGATCGCCGTCTGCGCTCCGGCAATCACAGGCGCCGGGGTGAGCCGAGGCGGACGGAAAGGCACGGCCGCCGGGAGCGCATGGAACCGGCTCCGGTAGGCGTGGTGCCCGCCCGAGTGTTCCACCGCGACCAACAGGTAGTCCCCCTCGAAGGCGGCATCCGGATGCTCCGTCAGCGTGAAGGTGCAGCCAGGCACCATGCGCACACTCGAGCTCTCGCCCTCGCAGCGCTCGGCATCCTGCCGGTGCTCCTCCAGCCGCACCTTCGACAGGTTCTTTCCAGCGCCCGGATCCTCGTACTTGCCCGGATAGTCGTAGACCTCCAGCTCCGTGCCGACGTTGGACGCCTCCTTGTTCGCCGTCAGATCCAGCGACGGGCGCACGAAGTCGAAGTCCCGCAGCACCACCGCGCCCGGCTGCACGCGGGCCACGCGCTCCAGGCCCAGCACGTGCTCCTCGCTGACCTCGGTGCCCAGAGCCCCTCGGAACGGCAGGCGCGCCTCCCCCGGAATGGGCGTGTGCGCGCCCGTGCCATCTCCGAGCATCAGCGTGTGCGCGTCCTCGGTGTGCTCGAAGAAGAAGAAGATGCCCTCGGACTCGAGCAGCCGGGACACGAAGTCGAAGTCCGACTCGCGGTACTGCACGCAGAAGTCCCGGGGCGCGTAGCTGCCATCCAGGCTCCCGCCGTGCGAGAGCCCTGCCTCTTCGAGCACTTGCTGGACGATCTCCGGCACGCTCTTCTGCTGGAAGATGCGGCTGCGGCGCACGTGGCGGAGCTTCCAGAACTCGGGGACGAGCAGCGCCCGGTAGCGCATGAGCCCCTGCCGCTCGCCCAGCGACTCCACCCGGCCGATGATCCCGTGGACGAAGCGCGAGGCCCCATTCACCACATCATGCAAGGCCAGCACGCCCTTCTGCCCGAGCATCTCCCGAGGCTGGATGGCCGCCTGCCCCACGGCCGCCAGCTCCACGGTGAAGGAGAACGCGCGCGACAGCTCCTCCCGCCCGGAGAAGCCGAGCACGGTGAGCTCCTCGGAGGTGTAGGGCCCCGCGCGGAA
It encodes:
- a CDS encoding type VI secretion system Vgr family protein, with amino-acid sequence MPSGQETRRIAFEFRAGPYTSEELTVLGFSGREELSRAFSFTVELAAVGQAAIQPREMLGQKGVLALHDVVNGASRFVHGIIGRVESLGERQGLMRYRALLVPEFWKLRHVRRSRIFQQKSVPEIVQQVLEEAGLSHGGSLDGSYAPRDFCVQYRESDFDFVSRLLESEGIFFFFEHTEDAHTLMLGDGTGAHTPIPGEARLPFRGALGTEVSEEHVLGLERVARVQPGAVVLRDFDFVRPSLDLTANKEASNVGTELEVYDYPGKYEDPGAGKNLSKVRLEEHRQDAERCEGESSSVRMVPGCTFTLTEHPDAAFEGDYLLVAVEHSGGHHAYRSRFHALPAAVPFRPPRLTPAPVIAGAQTAIVVGPSGEEIHTDEHGRIKVRFHWDREAPGDDRSSCWIRVSQAWAGAGWGALYLPRIGQEVIVRFLEGDPDRPLVVGSVYNGENPPPVPLPDEKTKSTLRSSSSPGGGGFNELRFEDAAGTEFIALHGQKDWEIQAENDKTQRIGGFEDLTVAGNRTQSVQGNQILAVQQEDVRKIQGNQSLTVMGNRTTDISGDHHEDVANAQSITVAQVLKLDVAMASMENVAAAKALTVGGAYSVAVGLGFNEAVIGLKAEQVGGSFIEVVQLDREEKVDGDRSSKIFGEFKTAIPEELKVEIGKDLTETVKGDTLHAITGGFAWMAQEIELKADKLTVSVGGKVVLTVEQSGNIQWTGSSITVDGSQLKFKGSEVKRISAGSQKSLKGKKGKAPKAPKKDPVPVLKSLTWDKNKAVPNHNSGAPPGGAVPADAKIVAQVETENVPAGARALISIHHCLTGARVGALTDLVVQGNKVVDKKTGQPPVWTFEAKHLPWDPYDCPHFFFRVKLSHKGLTGSSPYDLGKDKAKTLQVEYWHMVVSDSVADTGPGGGLTTGAEMNEIAGLIRAKAHHKAGTLALSGATVPVANWGSLLRNTYSYHHASHGDVQDPGTGASLQDPKNNNPPHSQPGGNWRSVIVAVASSNQPGNTFGEADVRNKTAVPSVPRYLVYVDTCVAGWERSLGNAFVNRGTRNYLAFRCYIPDNDARAMARNFYTKWRDSYHFNPAKIPAVFYDTGAPYYHSMRPVLFGEGGGSIDHPFLQPFTALGRAIAGFVTSVVSMLK